One window of Polyangium spumosum genomic DNA carries:
- a CDS encoding tetratricopeptide repeat protein, with translation MRLSITAISAQEGATSASLATPGQLKGRLGREDAAFEVVDADPGRDLAEQIESLLAGRGPTSRDPVMLYVACPALLSIDGELFLSLDPSSPTVGDALADVAAVLRDGAPGPKLIVLELVDTKLGLDPTRAEVLVRAAEAATEPATNDIELLLGVRPRSAEASSLPLAQAIIAELDALPSGRTLTTRGLYDRLASKLRESVPCLHHARAKVSFELVPGRPGRRDSTSTMPAPRLDVLPRSAPPPAPSPAPPRVEESPRPVATFREVEPLLAPPKAPRTFHPPPPQDEVDLTWTDTGEDWGSMPRVIPLARPLAAPPGASLPPPPMSTGATSSHRGTDGPISSPISGREISPVARYTIEGELLASQGDTDGAIASFRKALSVLGPGGDPHSRADLYARIGELRARYGLAEDAISDFEKALALRPGHIPALESLLLLCASERDWRGVMSAEERLLAALPSDTLRFERLIEFASRWEGEADKPARARLLFERAREMRPHDPIVLEQIRRLTLKSLPPAPRG, from the coding sequence ATGCGACTCTCGATCACCGCGATTTCTGCGCAGGAAGGCGCCACGAGCGCGTCCCTTGCGACGCCGGGGCAACTGAAGGGCCGCCTCGGTCGCGAGGACGCCGCGTTCGAGGTCGTGGACGCCGATCCGGGCCGCGACCTGGCCGAGCAGATCGAGTCTCTGCTCGCCGGGCGCGGGCCGACCTCCCGCGACCCCGTGATGCTCTACGTGGCGTGCCCCGCGCTCCTCTCCATCGACGGCGAGCTCTTCCTGTCCCTCGATCCGTCGAGCCCCACCGTTGGCGACGCCCTCGCGGACGTCGCGGCCGTGTTACGTGATGGCGCGCCGGGGCCGAAGCTCATCGTGCTCGAGCTCGTGGACACGAAGCTCGGCCTCGACCCCACGCGCGCCGAGGTGCTCGTGCGCGCGGCCGAGGCCGCGACGGAGCCGGCCACGAACGACATCGAGCTCTTGCTCGGCGTGCGACCGCGCTCGGCGGAGGCCTCGAGCTTGCCGCTCGCGCAGGCGATCATCGCCGAGCTCGACGCCCTGCCGAGCGGCCGGACCTTGACCACGCGTGGCCTCTACGATCGGCTCGCGAGCAAGCTGCGCGAGTCCGTGCCTTGCCTCCATCACGCGCGGGCGAAGGTGAGCTTCGAGCTCGTCCCTGGCAGACCGGGGCGGCGCGACTCGACCTCGACCATGCCGGCGCCGCGCCTCGACGTGCTCCCGCGGAGCGCGCCTCCGCCTGCGCCGTCGCCTGCGCCGCCGCGGGTCGAAGAGTCGCCGCGACCGGTGGCGACCTTCCGCGAGGTCGAGCCTCTGCTCGCGCCGCCGAAGGCCCCGCGCACGTTTCATCCGCCGCCGCCGCAGGACGAAGTCGATCTCACCTGGACCGACACGGGCGAGGACTGGGGCAGCATGCCGCGCGTCATCCCTCTCGCGCGCCCGCTCGCCGCGCCGCCCGGCGCCTCGCTCCCGCCGCCGCCGATGAGCACCGGCGCGACGAGCTCGCACCGCGGGACGGACGGGCCCATCTCGAGCCCCATCTCGGGCCGCGAGATCTCCCCGGTCGCGCGGTACACCATCGAGGGCGAGCTGCTCGCGTCGCAAGGCGACACCGACGGCGCGATCGCGTCGTTCCGCAAGGCGCTCTCGGTCCTCGGACCGGGCGGTGATCCTCACTCTCGCGCCGATCTCTACGCGCGTATCGGCGAGCTGCGCGCGCGGTATGGCCTGGCCGAGGACGCGATCTCGGACTTCGAGAAGGCCCTCGCGCTCCGGCCCGGTCACATCCCGGCGCTCGAGTCGCTCCTCTTGCTCTGCGCGTCCGAGCGGGACTGGCGGGGCGTGATGAGCGCCGAGGAGCGGCTGCTCGCGGCGCTGCCGAGCGACACGCTCCGGTTCGAGCGGCTCATCGAGTTCGCCTCGCGCTGGGAGGGCGA
- a CDS encoding tetratricopeptide repeat protein: protein MGWSLVMHHAVELFVSSAPGDQAIREELCARLAAFVDAGIVREAVPAAPPPDMRSRLRTADVIVVLVSPEGLKPGAIVESTLREGLVMERDKRAVVIPLRARSGAEEQAGLLSDRTIYPRDGRALDAAEDHEGIFREAIAGVLTGVTLCHVMVGDYLLEDEREAAAAASFQRGLAIAERLAGDTPDDQDHHSLVALTRDRYADALLAAGDGQGALVAYKEALVVRERLANDAPENITRRRALARCHESIGEVLRAMGEKPDALAAYRACLVLRQELADATFDDDARRDLYATYGRIGHVLRAMGDHRGALEAFRTGLGLAAALAAEQPDMATVQGDHALFCFRAATVLAEGTSAERLEARSLLRRALAIYRVLEERSLLTEAQAIWPPAVEAMLTTLGT from the coding sequence ATGGGATGGAGTTTGGTCATGCACCACGCCGTCGAGCTCTTCGTGTCCTCCGCCCCCGGGGATCAGGCGATCCGCGAGGAGCTCTGCGCGCGCCTCGCGGCCTTCGTCGACGCCGGGATCGTCCGGGAAGCCGTGCCGGCGGCCCCTCCGCCGGACATGCGATCGCGGCTGCGCACGGCCGACGTGATCGTCGTGCTCGTGAGCCCCGAGGGCCTCAAGCCCGGCGCGATCGTGGAGTCGACGCTGCGCGAGGGGCTCGTCATGGAGCGCGACAAGCGGGCGGTGGTGATCCCCCTGCGGGCCCGCAGCGGCGCCGAAGAGCAAGCCGGACTGCTCTCGGATCGCACGATCTACCCGCGCGACGGCCGCGCCCTCGACGCCGCCGAGGACCACGAGGGGATCTTCCGCGAGGCCATCGCCGGCGTGCTCACGGGCGTCACGCTCTGCCACGTGATGGTGGGCGACTACTTGCTCGAGGACGAGCGCGAGGCCGCCGCCGCGGCTTCGTTCCAGCGCGGGCTGGCGATCGCCGAGCGCCTCGCTGGGGACACACCCGACGATCAGGATCATCACTCGCTCGTCGCGCTCACGCGGGATCGTTACGCCGACGCGTTGCTCGCCGCCGGCGACGGGCAGGGCGCGCTCGTGGCGTACAAGGAGGCGCTCGTCGTACGTGAGCGGCTCGCGAACGACGCGCCGGAGAACATCACGCGTCGCCGCGCGCTCGCGCGTTGTCACGAGAGCATCGGCGAGGTGCTGCGCGCGATGGGTGAAAAACCCGACGCGCTCGCGGCGTACCGCGCTTGCCTCGTCCTGCGCCAGGAGCTCGCCGACGCCACGTTCGACGACGACGCGCGGCGCGATCTCTACGCCACGTACGGCCGCATCGGCCACGTCCTCCGCGCGATGGGGGATCATCGCGGCGCGCTCGAAGCGTTCCGTACGGGGCTCGGGCTCGCCGCGGCGCTCGCGGCGGAGCAGCCGGACATGGCCACGGTCCAGGGGGATCACGCGCTCTTTTGCTTCCGCGCGGCCACGGTGCTCGCGGAGGGCACGTCGGCCGAGCGGCTGGAGGCGCGATCGCTCTTGCGACGAGCGCTCGCGATCTACCGCGTCCTCGAGGAGCGGAGCCTCTTGACGGAGGCGCAGGCGATCTGGCCGCCGGCCGTCGAGGCGATGCTCACGACGCTCGGCACATGA
- a CDS encoding SDR family NAD(P)-dependent oxidoreductase → MSSGRFADKVVLVTGAGSGIGRATALAFAREGADLVLCDVNEASLEEVSAATRAQGRRALARKVDVSSAAAMQSFADEVHAALSGVDVIVNNAGVAVAGGLRDTTLDDWNWVMGINVMGVVHGCHFFVPRMIERGRGGHVVNIASAAGLAGSRLLLAYATTKFAVVGFSEALREDLRRHRIGVSAICPGFIRTNINEAGRRRGRFAEPAAIERSRRLMERGASPELVAGRIMDAVEQNLGLVPVTKEAHLAYALKRVSPNLLGAIWRRLEAWQAPEL, encoded by the coding sequence ATGAGCAGCGGTCGTTTTGCGGACAAGGTCGTCCTCGTGACGGGGGCGGGCAGCGGGATCGGGCGAGCCACGGCGCTCGCGTTCGCCAGGGAGGGCGCGGACCTCGTGCTCTGCGACGTCAACGAGGCGTCGCTCGAGGAGGTCTCCGCCGCCACGCGCGCGCAGGGGCGCCGCGCGCTCGCGCGCAAGGTCGACGTCTCGAGCGCCGCGGCCATGCAGAGCTTCGCCGACGAGGTGCACGCGGCGCTCTCCGGCGTCGACGTGATCGTCAACAACGCGGGCGTCGCCGTCGCGGGCGGCCTGCGAGACACGACGCTCGACGACTGGAACTGGGTGATGGGCATCAACGTGATGGGCGTGGTCCACGGCTGTCACTTCTTCGTGCCGCGCATGATCGAGCGCGGGCGCGGCGGACACGTGGTCAACATCGCCTCGGCGGCGGGCCTCGCGGGCAGCCGCTTGCTCCTCGCGTACGCAACGACCAAGTTCGCCGTCGTGGGCTTCTCCGAGGCGCTGCGCGAGGACCTGCGCCGCCACCGCATCGGCGTCTCCGCGATCTGCCCCGGGTTCATCCGGACGAACATCAACGAGGCCGGACGCCGCCGCGGCCGCTTCGCCGAGCCCGCGGCGATCGAGCGCTCGCGTCGGCTGATGGAGCGCGGCGCGTCGCCGGAGCTCGTGGCCGGCAGGATCATGGACGCCGTGGAGCAGAACCTCGGCCTCGTGCCCGTGACGAAAGAGGCGCACCTCGCCTACGCGCTCAAGCGGGTGTCGCCGAACCTGCTCGGCGCGATCTGGCGCCGCCTCGAGGCCTGGCAAGCGCCCGAGCTCTGA
- a CDS encoding glycosyltransferase family 4 protein produces MRIAMIATPFIRMPPIGYGGTELFCYELAEELDTRGHDVTVFTTGDSVTSCRKRALYHRPVWPPAAADELNHAAWALAEVARGDFDVVHLNSPLGVALAGFLRVPIVHTMHHHREESYSRIFASHQGIYHVAISRRQLELEVPLARARVIHHGLSPRRYPPSQRDEGYLAHIGRYCEEKGTHLALDIARLAEKPIHLGGRVHPQDRVFFDEHIAPRLDLPGVIDHGEVDHEQKVRLLSGARAIVCPLLWEEPFGLVAVEAMLCGTPVIGFARGSFPEIVDEGVTGFLVPPDDVDALVRLATSPALAHFDRAACARRARDRFSTSVMTTAYEAVYRRAVTGGKVARARVA; encoded by the coding sequence ATGCGTATCGCGATGATCGCGACTCCGTTCATCCGGATGCCGCCCATCGGCTACGGGGGAACCGAGCTCTTCTGCTACGAGCTCGCGGAAGAGCTCGACACGCGTGGCCACGACGTCACCGTGTTCACGACGGGTGACTCCGTCACGAGCTGCCGCAAACGCGCGCTCTATCACCGCCCCGTCTGGCCACCCGCCGCGGCCGACGAGCTCAACCACGCCGCCTGGGCGCTCGCCGAGGTCGCGCGGGGCGACTTCGACGTCGTCCACTTGAACAGCCCGCTCGGCGTCGCGCTCGCGGGGTTCTTGCGTGTGCCGATCGTTCACACGATGCACCACCATCGCGAAGAGTCGTACTCGCGGATCTTCGCCTCGCACCAGGGGATCTACCACGTGGCGATCAGCCGGCGTCAGCTCGAGCTCGAGGTCCCGCTCGCCCGCGCGCGTGTCATCCACCACGGGCTGTCGCCGCGGCGGTATCCGCCGAGCCAGCGCGACGAGGGCTACCTCGCGCACATCGGACGCTATTGCGAGGAGAAGGGCACGCACCTCGCGCTCGACATCGCCCGGCTCGCGGAGAAACCCATCCACCTCGGCGGCCGTGTCCATCCGCAGGATCGCGTGTTCTTCGACGAGCACATCGCGCCGCGGCTCGATCTCCCGGGCGTCATCGATCACGGCGAGGTCGACCACGAGCAGAAGGTCCGGCTCCTCTCGGGCGCGCGGGCGATCGTGTGTCCTCTCCTCTGGGAGGAGCCCTTCGGCCTCGTCGCCGTCGAGGCCATGCTCTGCGGCACGCCGGTGATCGGCTTCGCGCGCGGCTCCTTCCCGGAGATCGTCGACGAGGGCGTGACCGGCTTCCTCGTGCCGCCCGACGACGTCGATGCCCTCGTCCGCCTCGCGACCTCCCCGGCGCTCGCGCACTTCGACCGGGCCGCGTGCGCGCGCCGCGCCCGGGACCGCTTCAGCACCTCGGTCATGACGACCGCGTACGAGGCCGTCTACCGCCGTGCCGTCACGGGCGGAAAAGTGGCGCGCGCGCGTGTCGCGTGA
- a CDS encoding AgmX/PglI C-terminal domain-containing protein gives MRWFVTPIFFVVVAGCGATQPAGGSGATEPSGPAGAAEQGAQAGAEAADKPTNPETVPLSGTLSDEQIQAAVNENVKAFDACYSIGADKEGKLAGTVTIQATVGPLGAVNEASVKKSTVKNSKVDDCVRDAFKTIKFPRPAGGGTVMITYPMTFGGEVVLKK, from the coding sequence ATGCGCTGGTTCGTCACTCCAATCTTCTTCGTCGTCGTCGCGGGCTGCGGGGCGACGCAACCTGCGGGCGGCTCGGGCGCGACGGAGCCCTCCGGTCCGGCAGGCGCGGCAGAACAAGGCGCCCAGGCGGGGGCAGAGGCCGCGGACAAACCCACGAACCCGGAGACGGTGCCGCTCTCGGGTACGCTCTCGGACGAGCAGATCCAGGCGGCGGTGAACGAGAACGTGAAGGCGTTCGACGCCTGTTACTCGATCGGCGCGGACAAGGAGGGCAAGCTCGCCGGGACGGTGACGATCCAGGCGACCGTCGGCCCGCTCGGCGCGGTGAACGAGGCGAGCGTGAAGAAGTCGACCGTGAAGAACAGCAAGGTCGACGACTGCGTGCGTGACGCGTTCAAGACGATCAAGTTCCCCAGGCCGGCGGGCGGGGGCACGGTGATGATCACCTACCCGATGACGTTCGGCGGCGAGGTCGTGCTCAAGAAGTGA
- a CDS encoding YidH family protein, with protein sequence MAAERTLLAWLRTGLALMGFGFVVAKFGIFLRELAASRGLLPSPSPSVVTSQWLGTTLVLLGVLVNVIAALQHARFIERYNSGETPRAHPASMGVVLSVGLALLGVGVAVYLLRLQ encoded by the coding sequence ATGGCCGCCGAGCGGACGCTGCTCGCGTGGCTGCGCACGGGCCTGGCATTGATGGGTTTCGGGTTCGTCGTGGCCAAGTTCGGGATCTTCCTGCGCGAGCTCGCGGCGTCGCGTGGCCTCCTGCCGTCGCCGTCGCCGTCGGTGGTGACGTCGCAGTGGCTCGGCACCACGCTCGTGCTCCTCGGGGTCCTCGTCAACGTGATCGCTGCATTGCAGCACGCGCGCTTCATCGAGCGTTACAACAGCGGCGAGACGCCGCGCGCGCATCCCGCCTCGATGGGCGTGGTGCTGTCGGTTGGCCTCGCCTTGCTCGGGGTGGGGGTGGCGGTTTATCTGCTGCGGCTGCAATGA
- a CDS encoding OmpA family protein produces MRKVLAPLSLFFLLGCSNATSFVRSDTTLGRVVVYRNGVAYFERYAEIDGDSLRLSVPDDKVDDFLKSLTVIDTTTGKPAPIAYPTVGSALAGEEPPAGNLVNMDIQLKGPRPHKLLVSYVTEAPSWKPSYRVSIGKSGKTKVDAWAVVDNTSGEDWNQVKLGVGSSSALSFRFDLRSIRVVERETLQSDGLFAQAPPMGGATHGGTPGQGEKRILANLDDTKLAYVVSRSAAESMVREKAPVIDVGSSEVLISTASRARGDAPWQPPPPPPPPPPPPKSQEQIQIEQLANKYRKSRKQIVVEGYADVKDGDKQAASLDRANRARTQLIRAGLPASQIVAVGNGMQEGRKGGVSIVEAPETEARMQNTASLAPAEAASAEPIGTSHFESTIPMTVPRTTSAMVSILSTETEGGFVYFYDPESTRGNATFPFKAVRLKNPTESVLESGPVTVFGDGQFVGEGMSDPIPARSFAFIPFALDRQIVVERKDDEADAITRILSVQRGVFQTEVKHTRRKTLVMTNRSQGEATVYVRHTVAKGYTLAKAPTSRERMGEAYLFRVEIGAGEKVEVEIAEETPVFQTTDLRNDVGMEMVRVYVSGKGVSERLKEAVGGLLDLQKEMGNLEQRISTTREELAEYRQRMDELHAQIVTLKVVKSAGPLMQSLEKKMQEVSDRTSKATIALVALQEKLMLARIRFQDGVSELSLEKT; encoded by the coding sequence ATGCGCAAGGTTCTCGCCCCCCTCTCGCTCTTCTTCCTCCTCGGCTGTAGCAATGCCACGAGCTTCGTCCGCAGCGACACCACGCTCGGGCGCGTCGTCGTGTATCGGAATGGCGTGGCGTATTTCGAGCGATACGCCGAGATCGACGGGGACTCGCTCCGCCTGAGCGTGCCCGACGACAAGGTCGATGATTTCCTGAAATCGCTCACCGTGATCGACACGACGACGGGCAAACCCGCGCCCATCGCGTATCCGACCGTGGGATCGGCGCTCGCGGGGGAGGAGCCGCCGGCGGGGAACCTCGTCAACATGGACATCCAGCTCAAGGGGCCGCGGCCGCACAAGCTCCTGGTCTCGTACGTGACCGAGGCGCCCTCGTGGAAGCCGAGTTATCGCGTGTCCATCGGCAAGAGCGGGAAAACGAAGGTCGACGCCTGGGCCGTCGTGGACAACACCTCGGGGGAGGACTGGAACCAGGTCAAGCTCGGCGTCGGGTCGAGCTCGGCGCTCTCGTTCCGCTTCGATCTGCGGTCGATTCGCGTGGTCGAGCGAGAGACGTTGCAATCGGACGGCCTCTTCGCGCAGGCGCCGCCGATGGGCGGGGCGACACACGGGGGGACGCCGGGGCAGGGGGAGAAGCGGATCCTCGCGAACCTCGACGATACGAAGCTCGCGTATGTCGTGTCGCGTTCGGCGGCGGAGAGTATGGTCCGCGAAAAGGCGCCGGTGATCGACGTGGGCTCGTCCGAAGTTCTGATCAGCACCGCATCCAGGGCGCGCGGCGACGCGCCTTGGCAGCCGCCGCCGCCGCCGCCGCCCCCTCCGCCGCCGCCGAAGAGCCAGGAGCAGATCCAGATCGAGCAGCTCGCGAACAAGTATCGGAAGAGCCGCAAGCAGATCGTCGTGGAGGGGTATGCCGACGTGAAGGACGGGGACAAACAAGCCGCCTCGCTCGACCGGGCGAACCGCGCGCGGACGCAGCTCATCCGCGCCGGGCTGCCGGCCTCGCAGATCGTCGCCGTGGGCAATGGCATGCAGGAGGGGCGCAAGGGCGGGGTGAGCATCGTGGAGGCGCCGGAGACCGAGGCACGAATGCAGAACACGGCGAGCCTCGCGCCCGCGGAGGCGGCGAGCGCCGAGCCGATCGGCACGTCCCATTTCGAGTCGACGATCCCGATGACGGTGCCCCGCACGACGAGCGCGATGGTCTCGATCCTGAGCACGGAGACCGAGGGCGGCTTCGTGTATTTCTACGACCCGGAGAGCACGCGCGGCAACGCGACGTTCCCGTTCAAGGCGGTGCGCCTCAAGAACCCGACGGAATCGGTGCTGGAGAGCGGGCCGGTCACGGTGTTCGGGGACGGCCAATTCGTCGGCGAGGGGATGAGTGACCCGATCCCGGCGCGCTCGTTCGCGTTCATTCCATTCGCGCTCGACCGGCAGATCGTGGTGGAGCGCAAGGACGACGAGGCGGACGCCATCACGCGGATCCTGTCGGTGCAGCGGGGCGTCTTCCAGACGGAGGTGAAGCACACGCGCCGGAAGACGCTCGTCATGACGAATCGGTCGCAGGGCGAGGCGACGGTGTACGTGCGGCACACGGTGGCGAAGGGGTACACGCTGGCGAAGGCCCCGACGTCGAGGGAGCGGATGGGCGAGGCGTATCTGTTCCGCGTGGAGATCGGGGCCGGGGAGAAGGTGGAGGTCGAGATCGCCGAGGAGACGCCGGTCTTCCAGACGACGGATCTGCGCAATGACGTGGGGATGGAGATGGTGCGCGTGTACGTGTCGGGGAAGGGGGTGAGCGAGAGGCTGAAGGAGGCGGTGGGGGGGCTCCTCGACCTGCAAAAAGAAATGGGGAACCTGGAGCAGCGGATCTCGACGACCCGCGAGGAGCTCGCCGAGTATCGGCAGCGGATGGACGAGCTGCACGCGCAGATCGTGACGCTGAAAGTGGTGAAGAGCGCAGGGCCGCTGATGCAGAGCCTGGAGAAAAAAATGCAGGAGGTGAGCGACCGGACCTCGAAGGCGACGATCGCGCTGGTGGCGTTGCAGGAGAAGCTGATGCTCGCGCGGATCCGGTTCCAGGACGGGGTGTCGGAGCTGTCGCTCGAGAAAACGTGA
- a CDS encoding universal stress protein gives MTMTTPPPTILVGLDSSPRAPAVLAAAADLAQRYGATLVAVRAVEMPRDVPTQEPLATEDGRAEALLAAARRELDAELARLPAGLGARREVRAGEPVDVLCDLATETRARFVVIGAHGHSAWRRVLGTTAARLLEAARTSVVAVRDPSDADE, from the coding sequence ATGACGATGACGACGCCGCCGCCGACCATCCTCGTTGGGCTGGACAGCTCGCCGCGGGCCCCTGCCGTGCTGGCGGCCGCAGCGGACCTCGCGCAGCGTTATGGCGCGACGCTCGTGGCGGTCCGCGCCGTGGAAATGCCCCGCGACGTGCCCACGCAGGAGCCACTCGCGACCGAGGACGGGCGCGCCGAGGCCCTGCTCGCCGCCGCGCGTCGCGAGCTCGACGCAGAGCTCGCGCGGCTCCCTGCCGGGCTCGGCGCGCGTCGCGAGGTGCGCGCGGGCGAGCCGGTCGACGTGCTCTGCGACCTCGCGACCGAGACGCGCGCGCGCTTCGTCGTCATCGGCGCGCACGGACACAGCGCCTGGCGCCGCGTGCTCGGCACGACCGCCGCGCGGCTGCTCGAGGCGGCGCGCACCTCCGTCGTCGCCGTGCGTGACCCGAGCGACGCCGACGAGTGA